In the genome of Saprospira sp. CCB-QB6, one region contains:
- a CDS encoding diacylglycerol kinase family protein has translation MKNYIKARWASFGYAFAGLFDFVSGRHPHAILHLIAAITVLLAAYYFALAPWEWGLIILAIGGVLALEALNSALEYVVDLVQPDFHPLAKKAKDMAAAAVLIFALATLGLAGLIFWPKILNLLAS, from the coding sequence ATGAAAAACTATATAAAAGCCCGTTGGGCCAGCTTTGGCTATGCCTTTGCGGGCCTTTTTGATTTTGTTTCGGGTCGGCATCCCCACGCTATTTTGCATCTTATTGCGGCCATCACGGTTTTGCTAGCGGCCTATTACTTTGCGCTTGCGCCTTGGGAATGGGGCCTTATTATTTTGGCCATTGGGGGCGTATTGGCCCTAGAGGCCCTCAACTCCGCTTTAGAATATGTGGTTGATCTGGTTCAGCCTGATTTTCATCCTTTGGCCAAGAAAGCCAAGGACATGGCTGCGGCAGCGGTATTGATTTTTGCCCTAGCGACTTTAGGCTTGGCCGGCTTAATTTTTTGGCCTAAAATCCTTAATTTGCTGGCTAGCTAG
- a CDS encoding leucine-rich repeat domain-containing protein has translation MMLMKSFYHLLLLFTFSCMGLQMASAQGSLIRKLPMYLTTAADTVAFWEHRKYAYEEAITYYSLESAIAVKNRVHRLDLSNDSLAALGDSIREFRHLFFLNLENNQLKELPDGLFDLPYLEELRLSNNQLQYLPEKIKGLRNLRRLYIDGNELRMLPNNLAEIKKLAFIAAENNQLQNIPETLGKLKLLRSLLLDKNQLQYLPETLSGASALEVLAVDDNRLKKLPDALLYLKKLTFLFAAHNELQELPAQIGSSRSLVKLCLEHNQLERIPESIGELQKLELLRLEHNQLKQLPKSFGQLKSLRKLYLDANQLTVLPINLGGLIALENLYLSDNQLTDLPSGIGNCKELRALFLNNNVVTSLPDSMGTLYQLEELYINDNQIANLPTTFGGLKNLKVLYLTNNKINQLSEDLDCSGWKRLTAIYLDNNAFQKLPKALETAPQLQKLYLDGNLISELGDSIIIKMPKIEHVSLNDNQLSELPDNMGTWSLRHLALERNNIMDLPQSIRYFKNLELLDLEGNKITKKRLKKIQENIASEFVMAKQPVLTGLREQIKPTKEEEKAFRLRQKEKRLEAKRKAKEEERKKKEAQKEWERNRGRR, from the coding sequence ATGATGCTCATGAAAAGCTTTTACCACCTACTTTTGCTCTTTACCTTTAGTTGTATGGGCCTACAAATGGCTTCGGCCCAAGGTAGCCTAATTCGAAAACTCCCTATGTACCTCACCACCGCCGCCGATACGGTGGCCTTTTGGGAACATCGAAAATATGCCTATGAAGAGGCAATTACCTATTATAGCCTAGAGAGCGCTATTGCTGTAAAAAACCGCGTCCATCGACTAGATCTTAGCAATGACTCTTTGGCTGCTCTGGGCGATAGTATCCGAGAGTTTCGCCATCTCTTTTTTCTCAATCTGGAAAATAATCAACTCAAAGAATTACCCGATGGCCTCTTTGACCTCCCTTACCTAGAAGAACTCCGCCTGTCCAATAACCAGCTGCAGTACTTACCCGAAAAAATCAAAGGCCTGCGCAATCTTCGCCGCCTCTATATTGATGGCAATGAGCTGCGCATGCTCCCCAATAATTTAGCAGAGATTAAAAAACTGGCTTTTATCGCCGCAGAAAATAATCAGCTGCAAAATATTCCAGAAACCCTAGGCAAACTCAAGCTTCTGCGCAGCTTACTACTCGATAAAAATCAACTGCAATATCTGCCAGAAACCCTGAGCGGAGCCTCGGCTCTAGAAGTACTAGCCGTAGATGATAACCGCCTCAAAAAATTACCCGATGCACTGCTCTATCTTAAAAAACTAACTTTTCTTTTTGCCGCTCATAATGAACTGCAAGAATTACCCGCTCAAATTGGAAGTAGCCGCTCTTTGGTTAAACTCTGTCTAGAACATAATCAACTAGAGCGAATTCCCGAAAGTATTGGAGAACTCCAAAAGTTAGAACTACTCCGTCTAGAGCATAACCAGCTTAAGCAATTACCTAAGAGTTTTGGCCAGCTTAAAAGCCTGCGCAAGCTTTATCTTGACGCTAATCAATTGACGGTTTTACCCATTAACTTGGGCGGGCTAATCGCACTAGAAAACCTTTATCTAAGCGATAATCAGTTGACTGATCTGCCCTCAGGCATCGGAAATTGCAAAGAACTGAGAGCCTTATTCCTCAATAATAATGTGGTAACTAGCTTACCCGATAGCATGGGGACTCTTTATCAACTAGAGGAACTCTATATAAATGATAACCAAATTGCAAATCTACCCACTACTTTTGGAGGCCTAAAAAATCTTAAGGTCTTATATCTAACTAATAATAAAATCAACCAATTAAGCGAAGACTTAGATTGTAGCGGTTGGAAAAGATTGACCGCTATTTATTTAGATAATAATGCCTTTCAAAAATTGCCTAAAGCCTTAGAAACCGCCCCACAACTGCAAAAGCTTTATCTCGATGGCAATTTAATCAGTGAACTAGGCGATTCGATTATTATTAAAATGCCCAAAATTGAGCATGTCAGCCTGAATGATAATCAACTTTCAGAATTGCCTGATAATATGGGCACTTGGTCCTTACGCCACCTCGCCTTAGAACGCAATAATATTATGGATTTACCCCAAAGTATTCGCTATTTTAAGAACTTGGAACTTCTCGATTTAGAAGGAAATAAAATTACCAAAAAACGCCTCAAAAAGATCCAAGAGAATATCGCCTCCGAATTTGTAATGGCTAAGCAACCCGTGCTTACTGGCTTAAGAGAACAAATTAAGCCAACCAAAGAAGAGGAAAAAGCCTTCCGCCTCCGCCAAAAGGAAAAACGCCTAGAAGCTAAACGAAAAGCCAAAGAAGAAGAACGCAAAAAGAAAGAAGCCCAAAAAGAATGGGAACGAAATAGAGGAAGACGCTAA
- the scpA gene encoding methylmalonyl-CoA mutase — protein sequence MNYLDVDICAQTPYYKQEKAASSTWENAEQIPLKTRFSEEDIAENEHHKFGAGKAPFIGGPYAGMYPLRPWTIRQYAGFSTAEESNAFYRRNLAAGQKGLSVAFDLATHRGYDSDHPRVKGDVGKAGVAIDSVEDMKILFDQIPLDQMSVSMTMNGAVIPVMAFFIVAAEEQGVAQEKLSGTIQNDILKEFMVRNTYIYPPAASMRIIADIFAYTSSKMPKFNSISISGYHMHEAGAPADLELAYTLADGLEYIETGIKAGLKVDDFAPRLSFFWGIGMNHFMEIAKMRAGRMLWAKLVNQFEPKNNKSLMLRTHCQTSGWSLTEQDPYNNVARTCIEAMAAVLGGTQSLHTNSFDEAIALPTDFSAKIARETQIYIQEETKVTDAIDPWAGSYYVEYLTQELINKAWAHIQEVRELGGMAKAIETGLPKMRIEEAAARKQARIDSGREQLVGVNLFRLEKEDPLDILEVDNKAVREAQVKRLEAMKASRDEAAVQEALAKITAAAESGAGNLLALAVDAARLRASLGEISAAMESSFGRYQATNRTISGVYAQEASGNEYFERAQALANQYAKAEGRRPRIMIAKLGQDGHDRGAKVIATGFADLGFDVDMGPLFQTPEEAARQAAENDVHILGLSSLAGGHKTLVPESIAALEALGRPDIMVVAGGVIPAQDYASLYEAGVVGVFGPGTQIAQAAISILELLLEVQAAEEE from the coding sequence ATGAACTATTTAGACGTAGACATTTGTGCGCAAACGCCTTACTACAAGCAAGAAAAAGCGGCTTCATCGACTTGGGAGAATGCCGAGCAAATCCCTTTAAAAACTCGTTTTTCGGAGGAAGACATTGCTGAAAACGAGCATCATAAATTTGGGGCTGGCAAGGCACCTTTTATTGGAGGGCCTTATGCGGGCATGTATCCTTTGCGGCCTTGGACCATTCGGCAATATGCGGGATTTTCGACTGCGGAGGAATCTAATGCTTTTTATCGCCGGAACTTGGCGGCGGGGCAAAAGGGCCTTTCTGTAGCCTTTGATTTGGCCACCCACCGCGGTTATGATTCGGACCATCCCAGAGTAAAAGGCGATGTGGGCAAGGCGGGCGTAGCCATTGATAGCGTGGAAGATATGAAGATCCTCTTTGATCAGATTCCCTTGGACCAGATGTCGGTTTCGATGACCATGAATGGGGCGGTGATTCCCGTTATGGCCTTTTTCATTGTAGCGGCAGAAGAGCAGGGTGTGGCGCAGGAAAAACTGAGTGGGACCATTCAGAATGATATTTTGAAAGAGTTCATGGTGCGCAACACCTACATTTATCCGCCGGCGGCTTCTATGCGCATCATTGCGGATATTTTTGCCTACACCTCTAGCAAAATGCCCAAATTCAACTCGATTTCGATCAGTGGTTATCATATGCATGAGGCGGGTGCTCCGGCAGATTTGGAATTGGCCTATACCCTAGCCGATGGTTTGGAATATATTGAGACGGGGATTAAGGCGGGCTTAAAAGTAGATGATTTTGCGCCTCGTTTGTCCTTCTTTTGGGGCATTGGGATGAATCATTTTATGGAAATTGCGAAAATGCGTGCGGGTCGGATGCTTTGGGCCAAATTGGTCAATCAATTTGAGCCAAAGAACAACAAATCATTGATGCTCAGAACACATTGTCAAACTTCGGGTTGGAGTTTAACCGAGCAAGATCCTTATAACAATGTGGCTCGGACCTGTATTGAGGCCATGGCAGCCGTTTTGGGAGGCACGCAATCCTTGCACACCAACTCTTTTGATGAAGCCATTGCCTTGCCTACGGACTTCTCGGCTAAAATTGCTCGGGAGACGCAGATTTATATTCAGGAAGAGACCAAAGTAACCGATGCCATTGATCCTTGGGCGGGTTCTTATTATGTAGAATACTTGACTCAAGAATTGATCAATAAAGCTTGGGCGCACATTCAGGAAGTGCGAGAATTGGGGGGTATGGCCAAGGCCATAGAAACCGGTTTGCCCAAAATGCGCATTGAAGAAGCGGCGGCTCGCAAGCAAGCTAGAATTGATAGCGGGCGTGAGCAATTGGTGGGTGTTAACTTATTCCGTTTGGAAAAAGAAGATCCCTTAGACATTTTAGAAGTAGACAACAAGGCGGTAAGAGAGGCTCAGGTCAAGCGTTTGGAAGCCATGAAAGCGAGTAGAGATGAGGCGGCCGTACAAGAAGCATTGGCCAAAATTACAGCAGCGGCAGAAAGCGGAGCAGGCAACCTTTTGGCCTTGGCCGTAGACGCTGCGCGTTTGCGGGCTAGTTTGGGCGAGATCTCGGCGGCTATGGAAAGCTCTTTTGGTCGTTATCAGGCCACCAACCGCACTATTTCTGGGGTTTATGCTCAGGAAGCATCGGGTAATGAATACTTTGAGCGGGCGCAGGCCTTGGCCAACCAATACGCCAAAGCAGAGGGTCGCCGTCCTCGTATTATGATTGCCAAATTGGGCCAAGATGGGCATGATCGTGGGGCAAAAGTCATTGCTACTGGTTTTGCTGATTTAGGTTTTGATGTGGATATGGGGCCATTATTTCAGACTCCAGAAGAAGCTGCTCGTCAGGCGGCGGAGAATGATGTCCATATTTTGGGCCTTTCCTCTTTGGCTGGTGGACATAAAACCTTGGTGCCTGAAAGCATTGCGGCCTTAGAAGCTTTGGGTCGTCCGGATATTATGGTCGTTGCAGGTGGTGTTATTCCTGCTCAGGATTATGCTTCACTTTATGAGGCTGGTGTAGTGGGGGTATTTGGTCCTGGTACTCAGATTGCTCAGGCAGCCATTTCTATTTTAGAGTTGCTTTTAGAAGTGCAGGCGGCAGAAGAAGAATAA